In one window of Chryseobacterium viscerum DNA:
- a CDS encoding sugar O-acetyltransferase, producing the protein MTEKEKCAAGLLYNANYDNELIQERIACKDLCQEYNGLKNSDAERRYELLGRIIGNIKENICIEPNFWCDYGYNIKAGENFYANHNLVILDCARVEFGDNVFIGPNCSFYTAGHPLDAKQRNEGLEYAHPIKVGDNVWLGGNVVVLPGVSIGNNSVIGAGSVVTKDIPDDVVAVGNPCKVVKKITKQN; encoded by the coding sequence ATGACAGAAAAGGAAAAGTGTGCAGCAGGACTTTTATACAATGCTAATTATGACAATGAGCTGATTCAGGAACGTATTGCCTGCAAAGATCTGTGCCAGGAATATAACGGATTGAAAAACTCAGATGCAGAAAGGAGATATGAACTGCTCGGGAGAATAATTGGAAATATAAAAGAAAATATCTGTATAGAGCCTAATTTCTGGTGTGATTACGGATACAATATCAAAGCAGGAGAGAACTTCTATGCCAATCATAACCTTGTTATTTTAGATTGTGCCAGAGTAGAATTTGGTGATAATGTCTTTATAGGTCCCAATTGTAGTTTTTATACAGCAGGCCATCCGCTTGATGCTAAACAAAGAAACGAAGGTCTTGAATATGCGCATCCGATCAAAGTAGGAGATAATGTTTGGCTGGGCGGAAATGTTGTTGTGCTTCCCGGAGTTTCTATCGGAAATAACTCGGTGATTGGTGCAGGAAGTGTTGTTACAAAAGATATTCCGGATGATGTAGTTGCAGTGGGAAATCCGTGTAAAGTTGTTAAAAAAATTACAAAACAGAATTAA
- a CDS encoding GLPGLI family protein, producing MRKLIILLSLILAVTTCAQNQRFMYEYKYTLDSTAKDKLEVEIMLLDVASKGSKFYSKDSFESDSLMTSAMEKQLQMGVKELDFSGIKFKGKINYSVEKMYPDYAVNFFNNLAADEYMIQDGRKQEWKIYSDKAEIGGFKVQKAICNFAGRKWTAWFTTDLPIQDGPYKFHGLPGLIVMLEDASHTHSFELKGNKKLPEGYEWKSTKEKERFNALVTVNETKYKKAFKDYLADPMKSEKQMLAQGIEMQEIDESGKLIPADKAQKEKEIKRKNDLKKQNNILELDLLK from the coding sequence ATGAGAAAACTGATCATTTTATTGAGTCTTATTTTGGCTGTAACCACTTGTGCCCAGAATCAAAGATTTATGTATGAATACAAATATACCCTGGATTCTACGGCTAAAGATAAACTGGAAGTTGAAATTATGCTTTTAGATGTTGCATCAAAAGGTTCAAAATTTTACAGTAAAGATTCTTTTGAGTCAGATTCCCTTATGACATCTGCTATGGAAAAACAGCTGCAGATGGGAGTTAAAGAATTAGATTTTTCAGGGATCAAATTCAAAGGTAAAATAAACTATAGTGTTGAAAAAATGTATCCGGATTATGCAGTGAATTTTTTCAATAATCTTGCTGCTGATGAATATATGATACAGGATGGCAGAAAACAAGAATGGAAAATATATTCAGATAAAGCAGAGATTGGTGGATTTAAAGTACAAAAAGCAATATGTAATTTCGCCGGAAGAAAATGGACAGCCTGGTTTACAACAGATCTCCCCATTCAGGATGGTCCGTATAAATTTCATGGGCTTCCAGGATTAATTGTAATGCTTGAAGACGCTTCCCATACCCATTCATTTGAATTAAAAGGAAATAAAAAACTTCCTGAAGGCTATGAATGGAAAAGTACCAAAGAAAAAGAACGATTTAATGCTCTCGTTACAGTGAATGAAACAAAATATAAAAAAGCTTTTAAAGACTACCTTGCCGATCCTATGAAAAGTGAAAAACAGATGCTGGCTCAGGGCATTGAAATGCAGGAAATAGATGAGTCAGGGAAATTGATTCCTGCAGATAAAGCACAAAAAGAGAAAGAAATAAAAAGGAAGAATGATCTGAAAAAGCAAAATAATATTCTTGAGCTGGATCTGCTGAAATAA
- the fsa gene encoding fructose-6-phosphate aldolase, with protein sequence MKFFIDTANLEQIKEARDLGILDGVTTNPSLMAKEGIQGAEAIKNHYKTICELVDGDISAEVLSTTYEEMIKEGDELAAIHPNIVVKIPMIKDGIKALKYFSDKGIKTNCTLIFSAGQALLAAKAGATYVSPFLGRLDDISTDGLNLIQEIRLIFDNYMFETEILAASIRHSMHIIDCAKIGADVITSPLPPILSLLKHPLTDSGLAQFIADSQKLA encoded by the coding sequence ATGAAATTTTTTATTGACACAGCTAATTTAGAGCAAATCAAGGAAGCGAGAGATCTTGGAATTTTAGATGGTGTAACAACCAATCCTTCGTTAATGGCAAAGGAAGGTATCCAGGGGGCTGAAGCAATCAAAAACCATTACAAAACGATCTGCGAACTTGTAGACGGAGATATTTCTGCGGAAGTTCTTTCTACAACGTATGAAGAAATGATTAAAGAAGGAGACGAGTTGGCTGCTATTCACCCTAATATCGTTGTAAAGATTCCAATGATTAAAGACGGAATCAAAGCTTTAAAATATTTTTCTGATAAAGGAATCAAAACTAACTGTACATTGATCTTCTCTGCAGGCCAGGCACTTTTGGCAGCAAAAGCAGGAGCTACTTATGTATCTCCATTCTTAGGAAGATTGGATGACATTTCTACAGACGGTCTTAACCTTATTCAGGAAATCAGATTGATTTTCGATAATTATATGTTTGAAACTGAAATTTTAGCAGCGTCTATCCGTCACTCAATGCATATCATTGACTGTGCTAAAATCGGAGCAGATGTTATTACATCTCCACTGCCTCCGATCTTGAGCTTACTAAAGCACCCACTTACAGACAGCGGATTGGCTCAGTTCATTGCAGATTCTCAGAAATTAGCATAA
- a CDS encoding YdeI/OmpD-associated family protein encodes MKSNSFTATLEIIGINPFVFVPEEILERIFDESGRNKSPIPVKGTVNGKEFKQNLMKYLGEWRLYVNLIMLKNSPKRIGEIIDVVLEYDDSDRSISIHPHLEKAIKESPLATENFENLIPSRRLELVRYINNLKTEASIQRNIEKIIRHLHGETDFFGKMIE; translated from the coding sequence ATGAAAAGCAACAGTTTTACAGCCACATTGGAAATCATCGGGATTAATCCTTTTGTATTTGTTCCGGAAGAGATTTTGGAGAGGATTTTTGATGAATCAGGAAGAAATAAAAGTCCGATTCCGGTAAAAGGAACAGTGAACGGAAAGGAATTTAAACAAAACCTGATGAAATATCTGGGAGAGTGGAGGCTGTATGTCAACCTCATAATGTTGAAAAATTCCCCGAAGAGAATTGGAGAAATTATTGACGTTGTATTGGAATATGATGATTCTGACAGAAGTATTTCTATTCATCCCCATTTGGAAAAAGCAATTAAAGAAAGTCCTCTGGCAACAGAAAATTTCGAAAATCTGATTCCTTCAAGAAGGCTCGAACTGGTTCGTTATATCAACAATTTAAAAACCGAAGCCAGCATCCAGCGGAATATTGAGAAAATCATCCGGCATTTGCATGGTGA